From a region of the Tiliqua scincoides isolate rTilSci1 chromosome 4, rTilSci1.hap2, whole genome shotgun sequence genome:
- the GNG12 gene encoding guanine nucleotide-binding protein G(I)/G(S)/G(O) subunit gamma-12, producing MSSKTSGTTNNIAQARRTVQQLRIEASIERIKVSKASADLMCYCEEHARKDPLLMGIPASENPFKDKKTCAIL from the exons ATGTCTAGCAAAACATCTGGCACAACAAACAATATAGCTCAGGCCAGAAGAACTGTTCAACAACTGAGAATAGAAGCATCTATAGAAAGAATAAAG GTGTCCAAGGCATCGGCAGATCTAATGTGCTATTGTGAGGAGCATGCTAGGAAGGATCCCTTGCTAATGGGTATACCTGCATCGGAAAACCCTTTCAAGGATAAAAAGACCTGTGCTATTCTATAG